One genomic segment of Acinetobacter sp. C26M includes these proteins:
- the tuf gene encoding elongation factor Tu, with product MAKAKFERNKPHVNVGTIGHVDHGKTTLTAAIATICAKTYGGEAKDYSQIDSAPEEKARGITINTSHVEYDSPIRHYAHVDCPGHADYVKNMITGAAQMDGAILVCAATDGPMPQTREHILLSRQVGVPYIIVFLNKCDLVDDEELLELVEMEVRELLSTYDFPGDDTPVIRGSALAALNGDAGQYGESSVLALVEALDSYIPEPERAIDKAFLMPIEDVFSISGRGTVVTGRVEAGIVKVGEEVEIVGIKDTVKTTVTGVEMFRKLLDEGRAGENCGVLLRGTKREDVQRGQVLAKPGTIKPHTKFDAEVYVLSKEEGGRHTPFLNGYRPQFYFRTTDVTGAIKLQDGVEMVMPGDNVEMSVELIHPIAMDPGLRFAIREGGRTVGAGVVAKVTA from the coding sequence ATGGCTAAAGCCAAGTTTGAACGTAATAAACCACACGTAAACGTGGGTACAATTGGTCACGTTGACCATGGTAAAACAACTTTAACTGCTGCGATTGCAACTATCTGTGCAAAAACTTACGGCGGTGAAGCGAAAGATTACTCACAAATCGACTCAGCTCCTGAAGAAAAAGCACGTGGTATTACAATTAATACTTCACACGTAGAATACGATTCTCCAATCCGTCACTACGCTCACGTAGACTGCCCGGGCCACGCCGATTATGTTAAAAACATGATTACTGGTGCTGCTCAGATGGACGGCGCGATCCTTGTATGTGCTGCGACTGATGGTCCAATGCCACAAACTCGTGAACACATCCTTCTTTCACGTCAGGTTGGTGTACCTTACATCATCGTATTCTTAAACAAGTGTGACCTTGTTGATGATGAAGAATTACTTGAATTAGTAGAAATGGAAGTTCGTGAACTTCTTTCTACTTATGACTTCCCAGGTGATGACACTCCAGTTATCCGTGGTTCAGCACTTGCTGCACTTAACGGTGACGCTGGTCAATATGGTGAGTCTTCAGTTCTTGCTCTTGTTGAAGCGCTTGACTCTTACATTCCAGAACCAGAACGTGCTATCGACAAAGCATTCTTGATGCCAATCGAAGACGTATTCTCTATCTCAGGCCGTGGTACAGTAGTAACTGGTCGTGTAGAAGCTGGTATCGTAAAAGTTGGTGAAGAAGTTGAAATCGTAGGTATCAAAGATACGGTTAAAACTACAGTAACTGGCGTAGAAATGTTCCGTAAATTGCTTGACGAAGGTCGTGCAGGCGAGAACTGTGGTGTTCTTCTTCGTGGTACTAAGCGTGAAGACGTACAACGTGGTCAAGTACTTGCTAAGCCAGGTACAATCAAGCCGCATACTAAATTCGATGCAGAAGTATACGTACTTTCTAAAGAAGAAGGTGGTCGTCATACTCCATTCCTTAACGGTTACCGTCCACAGTTCTACTTCCGTACAACTGACGTAACTGGCGCGATCAAATTACAAGATGGCGTAGAAATGGTAATGCCTGGTGACAACGTTGAGATGTCAGTAGAGTTAATCCACCCGATCGCAATGGACCCAGGTCTACGTTTTGCGATCCGTGAAGGTGGTCGTACTGTAGGCGCTGGTGTTGTTGCTAAAGTAACTGCATAA
- a CDS encoding metal-dependent hydrolase: MNAKVNVSNRAGASFPVRRMNFDFNEVPEYWVSGSAGLTHFMTGLSALFPDGEKLFIDSVRAVRYHPAIKDNEKLQKEISAFIGQEAMHTQEHVNFNASAQKYGHDVETLERRTGVVIQTGRKLFAKLVKPFGMTQEMVDLTATTALEHFTATIASELLRNPHIQELMQDKTMEYMWLWHAVEENEHKAVAYDVYEEIFGRGVKAYALRNTALVVSMVAIFLTQSSFVLKLLKDDGKLNLKELGMIYEYAYSPSKGIISGMAGEMLAYFKPGFHPNDLDTVQLLQDWKAKLGL, from the coding sequence ATGAATGCTAAAGTGAATGTTTCGAATCGTGCAGGTGCAAGTTTCCCAGTACGTCGTATGAATTTTGATTTTAATGAAGTTCCTGAATATTGGGTCAGTGGTTCAGCTGGATTAACTCATTTTATGACAGGTTTATCTGCGCTATTTCCAGATGGTGAAAAACTCTTTATCGATTCAGTGCGTGCTGTACGTTATCACCCAGCCATTAAAGACAATGAAAAACTGCAAAAAGAAATCAGTGCTTTTATTGGTCAAGAGGCCATGCACACGCAAGAGCATGTCAACTTTAATGCTTCAGCTCAGAAATATGGTCATGATGTCGAGACACTTGAACGAAGAACAGGTGTCGTGATTCAAACAGGCCGTAAACTATTTGCTAAATTGGTTAAACCATTCGGTATGACACAAGAAATGGTGGATTTGACTGCAACCACAGCACTTGAACATTTTACTGCAACCATTGCGTCAGAATTATTGCGTAATCCGCATATTCAAGAGTTAATGCAAGACAAGACCATGGAATATATGTGGTTATGGCATGCGGTAGAAGAAAATGAACATAAAGCAGTTGCTTATGATGTGTATGAAGAAATTTTTGGTCGTGGCGTAAAAGCATACGCATTACGTAATACGGCGTTGGTTGTTTCGATGGTTGCAATTTTCCTGACCCAATCTTCATTTGTGTTGAAGCTCTTGAAAGATGATGGAAAATTAAATCTCAAAGAGCTCGGTATGATTTATGAATATGCCTATAGTCCGTCGAAAGGAATTATCTCTGGAATGGCGGGTGAAATGTTGGCGTACTTCAAGCCTGGTTTCCATCCAAATGATTTAGATACTGTGCAATTATTGCAAGATTGGAAAGCAAAATTAGGTCTATAA
- a CDS encoding metal-dependent hydrolase, which produces MNAKVNISNRAGASFPVRRMDFEFGEVPRYWANGDAALTHFMTALSALFPEGEQFFVNSTRAVRNDPKLADQRLQKEISAFIGQEAMHSKEHLAFNASAQAYGYDVRELEAQTGRLINRTIGVASKILKPFGFSKEMIGLTGTCALEHFTSTIAEELLSNPDIQAMFMDQTMYHLWMWHAVEENEHKAVAFDVYEAMYGQGPKAYFMRSLALVIAMGLIFITQSYFTAKLLRTDGKLTWRDTKYMIKFMYGYKGFMTRQIPTLLDFLRPKFHPNDQDTTALLNKWRAELGFNLS; this is translated from the coding sequence ATGAATGCTAAAGTTAATATTTCAAACCGTGCTGGTGCCAGCTTTCCCGTACGCCGAATGGATTTTGAATTTGGTGAGGTACCACGCTATTGGGCCAATGGTGATGCTGCACTCACACATTTTATGACTGCACTTTCGGCACTATTTCCTGAAGGGGAACAATTCTTTGTAAATAGTACCCGTGCAGTACGTAATGACCCTAAATTGGCGGATCAGCGACTACAGAAAGAGATTAGTGCTTTTATTGGTCAAGAAGCGATGCATTCTAAAGAGCATTTGGCATTTAATGCTTCAGCCCAAGCCTATGGTTATGATGTTCGCGAGTTAGAGGCGCAAACGGGGCGTTTGATTAATCGCACCATAGGTGTTGCCTCAAAAATATTAAAGCCTTTTGGTTTTAGTAAAGAGATGATTGGATTAACGGGAACTTGTGCCTTAGAGCACTTTACTTCCACCATTGCTGAAGAGTTATTGAGTAATCCAGACATTCAAGCCATGTTTATGGATCAAACCATGTATCATTTATGGATGTGGCATGCCGTAGAAGAAAATGAACATAAAGCAGTTGCCTTTGATGTCTATGAAGCCATGTATGGACAAGGCCCTAAAGCGTATTTTATGCGTTCATTGGCTTTAGTGATCGCGATGGGATTGATCTTTATCACTCAATCTTATTTCACGGCAAAACTTTTGCGAACTGATGGAAAATTGACATGGCGTGATACCAAATACATGATCAAATTTATGTATGGTTATAAAGGCTTTATGACGCGCCAAATCCCAACTTTATTGGATTTTTTAAGACCAAAATTTCATCCAAACGATCAAGATACCACTGCATTGCTGAATAAGTGGCGTGCTGAATTGGGCTTTAATTTGAGTTAA
- the rimI gene encoding ribosomal protein S18-alanine N-acetyltransferase, whose amino-acid sequence MIRLMQEKDLDRVSAIEALVQTHPWSKQQFQESFASYQCTVYEQANQVVGFCILQPVLDEANLLLMAIHPSQQGKGLGYELLESSIHQLKNNPIQIFLEVRESNLAAIRLYEKTGFHQIDLRKNYYPNSDGSREHAVIMVKTCTDDFAALFQ is encoded by the coding sequence GTGATTCGATTGATGCAAGAAAAAGATTTAGATCGTGTTTCTGCAATTGAAGCTTTAGTTCAAACACATCCATGGTCGAAGCAGCAGTTTCAGGAATCTTTTGCTTCATATCAATGTACGGTATATGAACAAGCCAATCAGGTAGTTGGCTTTTGTATTTTGCAGCCCGTCTTAGATGAAGCAAACTTATTATTGATGGCAATACATCCGAGTCAACAAGGCAAGGGATTAGGCTATGAATTATTAGAAAGTTCAATTCATCAATTAAAAAACAATCCAATTCAGATTTTTTTAGAAGTCCGTGAAAGTAATCTTGCTGCAATTCGTTTGTATGAAAAGACAGGTTTCCACCAAATAGACTTACGCAAAAATTATTATCCAAACTCTGATGGTTCAAGAGAGCATGCTGTGATTATGGTCAAAACATGCACTGATGATTTTGCGGCGTTATTTCAATAA
- a CDS encoding arginyltransferase, which yields MKSYQPKSLLNDLQYYITPPHDCSYLDNKSARMVFLDPIHRIDVVTLSELSRVGFRRSGDFVYRPECHLCRQCLSCRVPVQEFKMNSSQKKAWKRNQDLQMSILPTSQATQQHYDLYERYINERHSDGDMYPASLDQFEKFLVHSCTESFFIELWKDQKLIGVSTCDLMDDGLSAVYTFFDPDEQRRSLGVFAILKQIEYVRTLNLDYLYLGYWVPHSPKMNYKSQYTPLELLLDGQWRRLNRPLSDNEIHQLGNSLMSTLPSEWNNLIIK from the coding sequence ATGAAATCATATCAACCCAAGTCCCTTTTAAATGACTTACAGTACTATATTACGCCACCGCATGACTGCAGTTATCTCGATAACAAATCAGCTCGAATGGTGTTCTTAGACCCAATTCACCGTATTGATGTGGTGACATTGTCAGAACTTTCTCGCGTTGGTTTTCGTCGTAGCGGTGATTTTGTCTATCGTCCTGAATGTCACCTATGTCGCCAATGCCTATCTTGCCGTGTTCCAGTTCAAGAATTTAAAATGAACAGCAGCCAAAAAAAGGCATGGAAACGTAATCAAGATTTGCAAATGAGTATTTTGCCGACCTCGCAAGCAACTCAGCAACACTACGACTTGTATGAACGTTATATCAATGAACGTCATTCAGATGGAGATATGTACCCTGCCAGTTTAGATCAGTTTGAGAAATTTCTAGTGCATAGCTGTACAGAAAGCTTTTTTATTGAGTTGTGGAAGGATCAAAAACTGATTGGTGTTTCAACTTGTGATTTGATGGATGACGGACTGTCGGCAGTCTATACCTTCTTTGATCCAGATGAACAACGTCGTTCTTTAGGTGTGTTTGCGATCCTCAAACAAATCGAATATGTACGTACATTGAACCTAGACTATTTATACCTAGGCTATTGGGTACCACATTCACCCAAAATGAATTATAAATCGCAATATACACCACTCGAATTATTGCTTGATGGACAATGGCGTCGACTCAATCGCCCGCTCTCAGACAATGAAATCCATCAGCTTGGAAATTCATTAATGAGTACGCTACCTTCTGAGTGGAATAATTTAATTATTAAATAA
- the aat gene encoding leucyl/phenylalanyl-tRNA--protein transferase, translating to MQQLPPSQYIFPHPIEADPEGQGFICIGADLSPSTLFEAYTHGLFPWFNEDEPICWWSPEPRCIIEPHAYKPSKSLIRNMKKHDYRITINHAFDQVIRSCSMPRSYANETWISEDIIEGYCALFQAGYAYSIEVWQQDQLVGGLYGVTIGKGCFGESMFSTETDVSKMAFYTLMLIGQENQLPWIDCQLVNDHLLSLGACTLSRQAYLKSLQDVIIAPSINWKSYQERVFSSKTIAVFAKLDG from the coding sequence ATGCAACAACTCCCACCCTCACAATATATTTTCCCTCATCCAATCGAAGCTGATCCTGAAGGACAAGGATTTATTTGTATTGGTGCAGACCTATCCCCTTCTACTTTATTTGAAGCCTATACACATGGTTTATTCCCTTGGTTTAATGAAGACGAGCCAATTTGCTGGTGGAGTCCTGAACCGCGATGCATTATCGAGCCACATGCTTACAAACCAAGTAAATCTTTAATTCGGAACATGAAAAAGCACGATTATCGAATTACCATTAATCATGCTTTTGATCAGGTCATTCGCTCATGCTCAATGCCACGCAGCTACGCCAACGAAACATGGATTAGTGAAGATATCATCGAAGGCTATTGTGCATTATTCCAAGCGGGTTATGCTTATAGTATTGAAGTCTGGCAGCAAGACCAACTGGTCGGTGGTTTATATGGAGTCACTATCGGCAAAGGATGCTTTGGTGAGTCCATGTTTAGCACAGAAACTGATGTTTCTAAGATGGCTTTCTATACCTTAATGCTAATTGGACAGGAAAATCAGTTGCCGTGGATTGATTGCCAATTGGTCAATGATCATCTTTTAAGCCTCGGTGCATGTACACTTTCTCGCCAAGCCTACCTTAAATCGTTACAAGATGTAATTATTGCCCCCTCTATCAATTGGAAAAGTTATCAAGAACGTGTATTTTCAAGTAAAACAATAGCAGTTTTTGCAAAATTAGACGGTTAA
- a CDS encoding class I SAM-dependent methyltransferase, translating into MTTTWTNGYQTEVNYTYGYYRDLSPNFQKFCLLLNGIDSPDFQENHNHCELGFGQGVSINIHATCNEAAFYGTDFNPAHAAHANQLAEQTQTKHYFYDDSFEELLNRSDLPMFDSISLHGIWSWISYENQHIILKFIRKFLKPNGIVYISYNCVTGWAANMPIRELFHSHFKFNSKSTNPLQKVNEALTFSEDLLKQNPIFAQRNPNAVQKVADLKQQNPNYLIHEYLNQDWQCFSFQQIVRILDEIKLSYAGSTDLNTHLDNINFSEQHQAFLNAIEHPIFKEQCRDYFANTQFRRDLFIRGKNNLTPLQVQERLRNTAFVLLTAKEQLPTNISGLLGTFNLIEEIYLPIGDKFAKENYQPLTIFELEQSLPDLNYAKILNALVILSHLGLAQPCQNLEPKQQTLEQCHRLNHYLLKQASFHQNYNVLISPITGIGIPTEHFHQLFYRAHFIDGLASASEFAQYVQDAISQLNWLVLDSEGKTVSDKEKSIEIIQTKAQLFIDSKKLEIAKHLRLFD; encoded by the coding sequence ATGACAACGACCTGGACGAACGGCTACCAAACTGAAGTAAATTATACCTACGGTTATTATCGAGACCTCAGCCCGAATTTCCAAAAGTTCTGCTTACTTTTAAATGGCATCGACAGTCCAGATTTTCAGGAAAATCATAACCACTGCGAACTTGGCTTTGGTCAAGGCGTCAGTATTAATATTCACGCAACCTGTAATGAAGCTGCATTCTACGGTACGGATTTCAACCCTGCTCACGCGGCACATGCCAATCAACTGGCGGAACAAACCCAAACCAAACATTATTTCTATGATGATAGTTTTGAAGAACTGCTTAATCGTTCTGATCTACCGATGTTTGATTCGATTAGCCTACATGGGATTTGGAGCTGGATTAGTTATGAAAATCAGCACATTATTTTAAAATTTATTCGTAAATTTTTAAAACCGAATGGCATTGTCTATATCAGCTATAACTGCGTTACTGGTTGGGCAGCCAATATGCCGATCCGCGAACTGTTCCATAGCCATTTTAAATTCAATAGCAAAAGTACCAACCCTCTGCAAAAGGTCAATGAAGCCCTCACCTTTAGCGAAGACTTACTTAAACAAAATCCGATTTTTGCTCAACGTAATCCCAATGCTGTACAAAAAGTTGCGGATTTAAAACAACAAAATCCAAATTATTTGATTCATGAATATCTCAATCAAGATTGGCAATGTTTTTCTTTCCAGCAAATTGTACGAATTTTGGATGAAATTAAACTGTCCTACGCAGGCTCGACCGATTTAAATACCCACCTAGATAACATTAATTTTTCAGAACAACACCAAGCATTTTTGAATGCTATTGAGCATCCGATTTTTAAAGAACAATGCCGTGATTATTTTGCCAACACACAATTCAGACGCGACCTGTTTATTCGAGGTAAAAACAACCTAACCCCATTACAAGTACAAGAGCGACTTCGTAACACGGCTTTCGTATTGCTCACAGCTAAGGAACAACTGCCAACCAATATCAGTGGGTTATTAGGTACCTTTAATTTAATTGAAGAAATTTATCTGCCAATTGGTGATAAATTTGCAAAGGAAAACTATCAACCGCTAACCATTTTTGAACTTGAGCAAAGTTTGCCAGATCTCAACTATGCCAAAATCCTCAATGCTTTAGTGATTTTATCGCACCTAGGTTTAGCTCAACCTTGCCAAAACTTAGAACCCAAACAGCAGACACTAGAGCAATGCCATCGTTTAAATCACTACTTGTTAAAGCAAGCAAGTTTTCATCAAAACTATAATGTACTGATTAGCCCAATTACAGGAATCGGTATTCCGACTGAGCATTTTCACCAACTGTTCTATCGCGCACATTTCATTGATGGTTTAGCATCAGCAAGTGAATTTGCGCAGTATGTACAGGATGCGATCAGCCAACTCAATTGGTTAGTCTTGGACAGCGAAGGTAAAACGGTATCAGACAAAGAAAAAAGCATCGAAATTATTCAAACTAAAGCTCAACTTTTCATTGACAGTAAAAAATTAGAAATTGCTAAGCATTTACGTTTGTTTGATTAA
- the trxB gene encoding thioredoxin-disulfide reductase → MSARHSRLIILGSGPAGYSAAVYAARANLKPTLIAGLQLGGQLTTTTEVDNWPGDPEGLTGPVLMERMQAHAERFGTEIVYDHINEVDLKTRPFVLKGDMEEYTCDALIIATGATAQYLGLESEAAFMGQGVSACATCDGFFYKNQNVMVVGGGNTAVEEALYLSNIAAHVTLVHRRDSLRSEKILQDHLFAKEKEGKISIIWNHQVDEVLGDKTGVTAVRIQSTQDASTQDIQVQGLFVAIGHKPNTGMFDGQLNLRDGYIQVHSGTAGNATAASIEGVFAAGDVADSIYRQAITSAGSGCMAALDAEKYLDNLN, encoded by the coding sequence ATGAGCGCTCGTCACTCACGGTTAATTATTTTGGGTTCTGGTCCTGCAGGCTATAGCGCAGCAGTCTATGCGGCACGTGCTAACCTCAAGCCAACACTAATTGCGGGTTTGCAATTAGGTGGTCAATTAACAACGACCACTGAAGTTGACAACTGGCCAGGTGACCCAGAAGGATTAACTGGTCCTGTACTGATGGAACGTATGCAAGCTCATGCAGAACGTTTTGGTACAGAAATTGTCTACGATCATATTAATGAAGTAGATCTAAAAACTCGTCCATTCGTACTCAAAGGCGATATGGAAGAGTACACGTGTGATGCGTTGATTATTGCAACAGGTGCCACTGCACAATACCTAGGTCTTGAATCTGAAGCTGCTTTTATGGGCCAAGGCGTGAGCGCATGTGCAACCTGTGATGGTTTCTTCTATAAGAACCAAAATGTCATGGTTGTTGGTGGTGGTAACACTGCAGTTGAAGAAGCACTTTATCTTTCCAATATTGCAGCGCATGTGACCCTTGTTCACCGTCGCGATAGCTTACGTTCTGAAAAGATTTTACAAGACCACCTTTTTGCCAAAGAAAAAGAAGGCAAAATTAGTATTATCTGGAACCATCAAGTCGATGAAGTGTTGGGTGACAAAACAGGCGTAACAGCTGTCCGCATTCAATCTACCCAAGATGCAAGCACGCAAGATATTCAAGTTCAAGGTTTATTTGTTGCGATTGGGCATAAACCCAATACAGGTATGTTTGATGGTCAGTTAAATCTGCGTGATGGCTATATCCAAGTACATAGCGGAACTGCAGGTAATGCAACTGCTGCCTCTATTGAAGGCGTATTTGCTGCAGGTGATGTGGCAGATAGTATCTATCGCCAAGCGATTACTTCAGCGGGTTCAGGCTGTATGGCAGCACTAGATGCCGAGAAATATCTCGATAATCTAAACTAA
- a CDS encoding DNA translocase FtsK, whose amino-acid sequence MTAVSSVYAQRFLMTLFLISFGIYLFLATVTYTPFDPGWMHISSDTQQVSNASGVAGAWIADLLFGFLGWASLLIPIFLFIEAIQVWWPRSFLNRPFRYAAQFFLILSISSLLYLHWNTPADTLDNAAGGIIGYELGQSLSQLLTIYGATLFLLAFSILLLTLAFGIQWNKTWITLKNTPAYLQDLFYKNVPQHESAYDLTEQLAAADTPAIKNKVSTESDPVAETTEAQTNQVQAKLIKIDDSHHQLMAEKLFADVVAKEQQQGSQPVQTEQIEDFEQTLQRAHQFETESQRLVQTGEVWRALQRDDASHKQEIDALLRAADDTPHAPAQYASAAHVATSAQVSSHSNLDWNDDQIFDELLAAVPNSKTATDLHTPFTQEPPANPSRHADEAEFETDIEALITESEKPAIAQPHTVAPVQNIAQDEIHRAVAEDMDDFSDLLVEEEREHTTPRTTSYAQSSAFVKAPIEVSTPTQKETLSKEAFIEAWQETAGKADPDADLDIEDDFDLDAPLTDAFGRPMSRAMHVAKKRLDLPTLPGLELLDNVDPNKKVNFTAEQLSRLSELLEIKLQEFNVKAQVVEAQPGPVVTRFELDLAPGVKASKVTNISRDLARSMSMASVRVVEVIPGKPYIGIEVPNSSREMVRLIELLKTPAFEDPAGLLSMAMGKDISGNPVITDLGKAPHMLVAGTTGSGKSVAVNSMILSMLLKYTPDQLRLILIDPKQLELANYNDIPHLLTPVVTDMKDAVSALNWCVNEMERRYKLMSFLKIRKLSDYNRKVEEAIANGEDLIDPTWKASDSVVGERAPRLAPLPSIVIVADEFADMIMQVGKKAEEMITRLAQKSRAAGIHLLLATQRPSVDVITGLIKANIPTRVALRVNSKIDSRTILDAGGAEDLLGHGDMLFLGPGKIEPERVHGAFISDDEVNRICDAWRERGEPDYVDEILTPFDEEPTSRGFEDGDGDPSRDALYDQCVSFVLETRKASTSSLQRKFSLGYNRAARIIDQMEENGIVSSMGANGKRDILV is encoded by the coding sequence ATGACTGCGGTGTCAAGTGTTTATGCACAACGCTTTTTAATGACATTATTTTTGATTTCTTTTGGCATTTATTTATTTCTTGCCACAGTAACCTATACACCATTTGATCCGGGTTGGATGCATATTTCCAGTGATACCCAGCAGGTTTCAAATGCAAGTGGAGTAGCGGGTGCTTGGATCGCAGATTTACTTTTTGGTTTCTTAGGCTGGGCCAGCTTACTGATTCCGATTTTTTTGTTTATTGAAGCGATTCAAGTATGGTGGCCAAGAAGCTTTTTAAATCGCCCATTTCGTTATGCTGCCCAGTTTTTCTTGATTCTTTCAATCTCTAGCTTGTTGTATTTACATTGGAATACGCCTGCGGATACTTTGGATAATGCGGCTGGGGGAATCATTGGTTATGAGTTAGGACAGAGTTTATCCCAACTACTTACCATCTACGGTGCAACCTTGTTCTTACTTGCATTCAGTATTTTATTACTGACCTTGGCTTTTGGAATTCAGTGGAACAAAACGTGGATCACACTAAAAAATACGCCTGCTTACTTACAGGATTTATTCTATAAAAATGTGCCGCAGCATGAATCTGCATATGACCTGACTGAGCAATTAGCCGCTGCTGATACACCTGCAATTAAAAATAAAGTATCAACTGAGTCTGATCCTGTCGCAGAGACAACAGAAGCTCAAACCAATCAAGTTCAGGCAAAACTGATTAAAATTGATGATTCACATCATCAATTGATGGCTGAAAAATTATTTGCTGACGTTGTTGCAAAAGAGCAGCAACAAGGTAGTCAGCCAGTTCAAACTGAGCAAATTGAAGATTTTGAACAGACGTTACAGCGTGCCCATCAGTTTGAAACCGAAAGTCAACGTTTGGTTCAAACAGGTGAAGTATGGCGTGCTTTACAGCGTGATGATGCGAGTCATAAACAGGAGATTGATGCATTATTAAGAGCTGCGGATGACACTCCTCATGCTCCAGCGCAATATGCATCTGCTGCTCATGTAGCAACGTCAGCGCAAGTATCCAGTCACAGTAATCTAGACTGGAATGATGATCAAATTTTTGATGAATTGTTGGCTGCTGTACCGAACAGTAAGACCGCAACAGACTTGCATACGCCTTTTACTCAAGAGCCTCCAGCAAATCCAAGCCGTCATGCTGATGAAGCCGAGTTTGAGACAGATATTGAAGCACTTATTACTGAATCTGAAAAACCAGCTATTGCACAGCCGCATACAGTAGCCCCTGTTCAGAATATTGCTCAAGATGAGATACATCGTGCTGTCGCGGAAGATATGGATGATTTCAGTGATCTTCTGGTTGAAGAAGAACGAGAACATACTACACCGCGAACAACAAGCTACGCTCAATCATCTGCTTTTGTAAAAGCACCGATTGAAGTTTCAACACCAACACAAAAAGAAACACTGTCTAAAGAAGCCTTTATCGAAGCTTGGCAAGAAACCGCAGGTAAAGCTGATCCTGATGCAGATTTGGATATTGAAGATGATTTTGACCTAGATGCACCATTAACAGATGCGTTTGGTCGTCCGATGTCGCGTGCGATGCACGTGGCGAAAAAGCGTCTTGATTTGCCAACCTTACCGGGCCTAGAGCTGCTTGATAATGTGGATCCAAATAAAAAGGTCAATTTCACTGCTGAACAATTGTCACGTCTTTCTGAACTTTTAGAAATTAAATTACAAGAATTTAATGTGAAAGCACAGGTGGTAGAGGCACAACCAGGTCCTGTAGTCACACGTTTTGAACTGGATCTTGCGCCAGGGGTGAAAGCGTCTAAAGTAACCAATATTTCTCGTGATTTAGCCCGTTCAATGTCTATGGCTTCTGTCCGTGTGGTTGAGGTAATTCCGGGTAAACCGTATATTGGAATTGAAGTACCGAATAGTAGCCGTGAAATGGTACGCTTGATTGAGTTATTGAAAACGCCAGCTTTTGAAGACCCTGCGGGTTTGCTCTCTATGGCGATGGGTAAAGACATTTCAGGCAACCCAGTCATTACTGACCTAGGCAAAGCACCGCATATGTTGGTTGCAGGGACCACTGGTTCAGGTAAATCAGTTGCAGTTAACTCGATGATTCTTTCGATGTTGCTGAAATACACACCAGATCAATTGCGTTTAATTTTGATTGATCCAAAGCAGCTTGAATTAGCCAACTATAACGATATTCCACATTTGTTAACACCAGTAGTCACTGACATGAAAGATGCAGTCAGTGCATTAAACTGGTGTGTCAATGAGATGGAACGCCGTTATAAGCTGATGTCATTCCTGAAAATTCGTAAGTTAAGTGACTATAACCGTAAGGTCGAAGAAGCGATTGCCAATGGTGAAGACCTGATTGATCCAACATGGAAAGCCAGTGATTCGGTTGTTGGCGAGCGTGCGCCACGTTTAGCACCATTACCATCGATTGTCATTGTTGCCGATGAGTTCGCTGACATGATCATGCAGGTGGGTAAAAAAGCAGAAGAAATGATTACGCGTTTGGCACAGAAATCGCGTGCAGCGGGTATCCATCTATTACTCGCAACCCAACGTCCATCGGTTGATGTGATTACAGGTTTGATTAAAGCCAATATTCCAACCCGTGTTGCATTACGTGTAAACAGTAAGATTGACTCGCGTACCATTCTCGATGCAGGTGGTGCAGAAGACTTACTCGGTCATGGTGATATGCTGTTCCTAGGACCGGGTAAAATCGAGCCTGAGCGTGTGCATGGTGCCTTTATTAGTGATGATGAGGTCAACCGTATTTGTGATGCTTGGCGTGAACGTGGTGAGCCTGATTATGTCGATGAAATTCTCACGCCATTTGATGAAGAACCAACATCTCGTGGTTTTGAAGATGGTGATGGAGATCCAAGTCGCGATGCACTATACGATCAGTGTGTATCCTTTGTGCTCGAAACTCGTAAGGCTTCAACTTCGTCGCTGCAACGTAAATTTAGCTTAGGTTATAACCGTGCGGCGCGTATTATTGACCAAATGGAAGAGAATGGCATTGTCAGCTCAATGGGCGCCAATGGTAAGCGAGATATTCTAGTTTAA